The Phoenix dactylifera cultivar Barhee BC4 chromosome 15, palm_55x_up_171113_PBpolish2nd_filt_p, whole genome shotgun sequence genome contains a region encoding:
- the LOC120113290 gene encoding uncharacterized protein LOC120113290, protein MEFMTKSEGIISYSSLSKLDKENHYDGNFKSDILGGHRKGISSAGPRFLGQDFLYQPSLESDFYEGYDSGKDPCIFAQPKANPEVNLRTVLSGIIAILTGQNRTQGDSQSQQNSSSDISFLSSEKNGDSFLHPSVCTPSAPPLLETEAISYGVHREILEAEPPEWLPDSYTAVCMQCTSPFTAITRGRHHCRFCGGIFCRDCTKGRCLLPVKFRERNPQRVCDACYDRLDPLQSILINSISNAMQSSKHDVMDWTCTRGWLNLPVGVSMEYEIYKASTTLRSYCQVSRLNPEKSIPSAVLVGAKGLAILTVAKAGAFLTYKVGTGLVVSRRSDGSWSAPSAILSVGLGWGAQIGGELTDFIIVLHGSKAVKAFTSRMHFSLGAGLSVAAGPVGRVFEADLRAGDRGSGMCYTYSCSKGAFVGVSLEGNVVATRMDTNLRFYGDPYLTTTDILLGTVERPKAAGPLYSALDDLYSKLSC, encoded by the exons ATGGAGTTCATGACAAAATCTGAAGGGATCATTTCATACTCTTCGCTTTCTAAGCTTGATAAAGAAAATCATTATGATGGAAACTTTAAATCTGATATTTTGGGTGGCCATCGAAAGGGTATTTCTTCAGCAGGACCAAGATTCTTAGGACAGGATTTCTTATATCAACCATCACTGGAATCTGATTTTTATGAGGGGTATGATTCAGGCAAGGATCCATGTATTTTTGCTCAACCCAAAGCTAATCCTGAAGTGAACTTGAGAACTGTATTAAGTGGGATAATTGCAATTTTAACTGGCCAGAACAGAACTCAAGGTGATAGTCAATCACAACAAAATTCAAGCTCAGacatatcatttcttagttCTGAAAAGAATGGGGACAGTTTTTTGCATCCATCAGTTTGCACACCAAGTGCGCCACCTCTCCTTGAAACAGAAGCTATCAGTTATGGTGTACATAGAGAAATATTGGAAGCAGAACCTCCTGAATGGCTGCCAGATAGTTACACTGCTGTCTGCATGCAATGCACTTCTCCTTTCACAGCCATTACTCGTGGAAGGCATCACTGTCGGTTTTGTGGAGGTATCTTCTGCAGAGACTGTACGAAGGGGAGATGTTTGTTGCCTGTCAAGTTCAGAGAGCGCAATCCTCAGAGAGTATGCGATGCTTGCTATGATAGGCTTGATCCACTGCAGAGCATTTTGATTAACTCCATTAGCAATGCGATGCAATCATCAAAACATGATGTTATGGATTGGACCTGCACAAGAGGGTGGCTGAATTTGCCTGTGGGTGTATCAATGGAATATGAGATATATAAGGCATCAACCACACTGAGGAGCTATTGCCAG GTTTCTAGATTGAACCCTGAGAAATCTATCCCCTCGGCGGTTCTCGTAGGAGCAAAAGGGCTTGCCATACTAACAGTTGCTAAAGCGGGTGCATTTCTTACGTATAAAGTTGGTACAGGTCTGGTAGTTTCTCGTAGGTCAGATGGGTCATGGTCTGCACCATCTGCCATTTTATCTGTTGGGTTAGGATGGGGAGCACAG ATTGGGGGCGAGCTCACAGATTTCATCATTGTTCTTCATGGCAGTAAAGCTGTGAAGGCATTCACTAGCCGCATGCACTTTTCTCTTGGGGCTGGCTTGAGTGTTGCAGCAGGACCAGTTGGCAGGGTGTTTGAAGCGGATCTCCGAGCCGGAGATAGAGGGTCTGGCATGTGTTATACTTACAGTTGCAGCAAAG GTGCTTTTGTTGGGGTCTCCCTGGAAGGAAATGTTGTTGCAACAAGGATGGATACTAATTTGCGTTTCTATGGTGATCCTTATCTGACCACCACCGACATCCTTTTGGGGACAGTGGAGAGACCAAAAGCTGCTGGGCCTTTGTATTCTGCTTTGGATGACCTATACTCAAAACTAAGCTGTTAG